The following proteins are co-located in the Vibrio azureus genome:
- a CDS encoding uracil-DNA glycosylase family protein — MRLENLLKQVRACQICVEDLPLGANPVVQAGKEARILIIGQAPGTRVHQTSIPWNDPSGDRLRQWLNIDKDDFYDPNKIAIVPMGLCYPGKGQSGDLPPRKECAPTWHQKILEQLPRIELTLLIGHYSQQYYLTNKPKTLTQTVRQWQDWQPDFIPLPHPSPRNSLWLKKNPWFESDVVPHLQQRVHSML, encoded by the coding sequence ATGCGTTTAGAGAATCTGCTAAAACAAGTTCGTGCATGTCAAATCTGTGTTGAGGACCTGCCTTTGGGCGCAAACCCTGTTGTACAGGCAGGGAAAGAAGCACGCATTTTAATCATTGGCCAAGCCCCTGGCACACGAGTACATCAAACCTCAATACCATGGAATGACCCAAGCGGTGATCGACTACGCCAGTGGTTAAATATCGATAAAGACGACTTCTATGATCCAAATAAAATCGCCATTGTTCCAATGGGCCTCTGTTATCCGGGCAAAGGTCAATCTGGCGATCTACCTCCTCGTAAAGAGTGCGCCCCCACTTGGCATCAAAAAATCCTTGAGCAACTTCCGCGTATAGAACTGACTTTATTGATTGGCCACTACTCACAGCAATATTACCTAACCAATAAACCCAAAACGCTGACTCAAACCGTGCGACAGTGGCAGGATTGGCAGCCAGATTTTATTCCACTTCCCCACCCCTCTCCACGTAATTCATTGTGGCTAAAGAAAAATCCATGGTTTGAATCAGACGTCGTGCCACATCTTCAGCAACGAGTTCACTCAATGCTTTAG
- a CDS encoding CNNM domain-containing protein — MLLLSIYISIAIGVSFICSVLEAVLLSISPSYIAQLRQQGNPAAPQLEKLKADIDRPLASILTLNTIAHTIGAATAGAQAAIVFGSESLGVFSALLTLAILVLSEIVPKTIGATYWRQLAPTAAVSLRWMVWALTPFVWFSEQITKRLARNHEAPKMRDELSAMAILAKESGEFAEGESKILSNLLGIQDVPVTQVMTPRPVVFRVDATMTIDRFLEEHQDTPFSRPLVYSEQKDNIIGFVHRLELFKLQQTGSGQKQLGSVMRPIQVVLNNTNLPKVFDQMMTHRLQLALVVDEYGTVQGLVTLEDIFEHLLGEEIIDEADKSTDMQELAYQRWESWKEKHGVIESRDDDEDDQDLEQHKSTQAIEPAQSETKAP, encoded by the coding sequence ATGCTGCTGTTATCTATTTATATCTCTATTGCAATCGGCGTTTCATTTATCTGTTCGGTGCTAGAGGCGGTTCTACTGAGTATTAGTCCAAGCTACATTGCACAACTTAGACAACAGGGTAACCCTGCTGCGCCGCAGTTAGAAAAGCTCAAGGCAGATATCGATCGACCACTGGCTTCTATTTTGACGCTTAACACTATTGCGCATACGATTGGTGCTGCAACTGCAGGTGCACAAGCAGCCATTGTGTTCGGCAGTGAGTCTCTCGGTGTATTTTCAGCGTTATTGACTTTAGCCATTCTGGTCTTATCTGAAATTGTACCTAAGACCATAGGCGCAACCTATTGGCGTCAATTAGCGCCAACTGCAGCGGTTTCATTACGTTGGATGGTGTGGGCACTGACACCGTTCGTTTGGTTCTCTGAGCAAATAACCAAACGTCTTGCACGCAATCACGAAGCACCCAAAATGCGTGATGAGCTGTCAGCTATGGCGATTCTGGCCAAAGAAAGCGGTGAGTTCGCGGAAGGTGAATCTAAAATCCTGAGCAACCTACTTGGCATTCAGGATGTGCCAGTTACCCAAGTCATGACACCACGCCCCGTTGTATTTCGAGTAGACGCCACGATGACGATTGATCGTTTTCTTGAAGAACATCAGGATACGCCTTTTTCTCGTCCACTGGTCTACAGTGAGCAAAAAGATAACATCATTGGTTTTGTTCACCGTCTAGAGCTATTTAAGCTTCAGCAAACAGGGAGTGGACAAAAGCAACTGGGATCCGTCATGCGCCCAATTCAAGTTGTTTTGAATAACACGAACCTGCCCAAAGTATTCGATCAGATGATGACGCATCGCTTACAACTGGCTTTAGTGGTTGACGAATATGGAACAGTTCAAGGTCTAGTCACGTTGGAAGATATCTTTGAACACCTGTTAGGTGAGGAGATCATCGATGAAGCAGACAAAAGCACAGATATGCAGGAACTGGCTTACCAGCGCTGGGAAAGTTGGAAAGAAAAACACGGCGTAATTGAGAGTCGAGATGACGATGAAGACGATCAAGATCTCGAACAACACAAATCAACTCAAGCCATAGAGCCTGCTCAATCAGAGACAAAGGCACCTTAA
- a CDS encoding YjaG family protein → MLKNPLQVRLEKLEPWQQITFMACLCERMYPNYAMFCENTEFADPRAYRAILDSVWEILTVKTAKVNFERQLEKLEALFPSADEYDFYGVYPSMDACQSLSTLLHGLLDRDYLFDSMIKISQQSVQTVVDLEQAQGAEPITNDNQKQNEAVCEEWDVQWAIFRPLREATERDISLIKDLREELREEGVSNIGIAL, encoded by the coding sequence ATGCTTAAGAATCCTCTTCAGGTTCGTTTGGAAAAACTAGAACCTTGGCAACAAATTACTTTCATGGCGTGTCTGTGTGAACGCATGTATCCCAACTATGCGATGTTTTGTGAGAATACCGAATTTGCAGACCCCCGAGCTTACCGAGCGATTCTTGATAGTGTATGGGAAATTCTGACAGTTAAGACCGCAAAAGTGAATTTTGAACGTCAATTAGAGAAGCTGGAAGCGCTTTTCCCTAGTGCGGATGAATATGACTTTTATGGTGTGTATCCTTCAATGGATGCATGCCAGAGTTTATCGACGCTTCTGCATGGCCTACTCGATCGTGATTATCTGTTTGATTCAATGATTAAGATTAGCCAGCAATCGGTACAAACCGTTGTCGATTTAGAGCAAGCGCAGGGTGCTGAGCCAATCACGAATGACAATCAAAAACAAAATGAAGCGGTTTGTGAAGAATGGGATGTCCAGTGGGCTATTTTCCGTCCTCTTCGTGAAGCAACAGAGCGTGATATCAGTTTGATTAAAGATTTACGTGAAGAATTACGTGAGGAAGGTGTCAGCAATATCGGTATCGCGCTTTAA